TTTTGAAGCTAATATGATAAAATGATAATGGGGAGGTGATTTTATGGAAAAATACCATATGTGCCCCAAATTTGAAAATGCTTTTGAATTATTAGGGAAAAGATGGACTGGACTAATTATAAGAACTCTACTGAGCGGACAGAAGAGATTTTCTGATGTAGCAGAAACTATTCCTAATATGAGTGCTCGAATGCTCACAGAAAGATTTAAGGAATTAGAAAAAGAGGGTATAATAATTAGAAGAGTTTATCCAGAAACTCCCGTTCGTATAGAATATGAGCTTTCAGAAAAGGGGAAAGAATTGGAACCTGTTATGAATGAAATTCAGAAATGGGCAGAAAAATGGAATTAATAAAATGTTTTATAGATGCAGAAAAATTTCTTACGTTGAATTGTGGAAAAATTTCTGTATCTATTTTGTTTTATAGAGATATTTAATGGCTGATCTTTGACTTGAAAAGTAAATGTATGTTAAGCTTAGGAATTATTTTATAATTAAAATAGAAAAAGTAAGATTAATTTAGTGAATGATATTTATTAATTGAAAATAATTATTGACTAATAGTGGCATTTGTGCAATAATAAATATAAAGAAAGTTACTAAAAATAATTAAGTATATTAAAAATATAAAATAATAATTTATAACTTATATATCTTTTTTAAGTATTTTTTTATATATAATAGGTTTATTATAAAAAATCAGTAAATATATTTTAATTTAAAGGAGAGGATTAATATGTGGAAAAATGTTTTTAGTGGAAATAAAGAAAAAAATTTCTTTGATGCGGTAGCAACTAGGCGTACATTTTATGGAATAAGCAAAGAATCACCTGTTTCTGATGAAAGGATTCAAGAAATAATTGAGCATGCAGTAAAGCATACTCCATCTTCTTTTAATTCACAAAGTGCCAGAGTAGTTTTATTCCTTGGTAAGAATCATGATAAATTGTGGGACATTACAAAAGAAGCTTTAAGAAAAATTGTTCCACCAGAAAATTTTGCTGAAACTGAAAGTAAGATAGATTCTTTTAAAAATGGATATGGTACAATTTTATTCTTTGAAGATAATAGTGTAATTGAAGCACTTCAAAATCAGTTTGCATTATATAAGGATAATTTCCCTATCTGGTCTCAACAATCAAGTGGAATGCATCAATATGTTATTTGGACTTCTTTAGAGCTTGAAGGTCTTGGTGCATCACTTCAACACTATAATGAACTTATTGAAGCTGAAGTTAAAAAAGAGTGGGGTATACTGGATAAATGGAAGTTAATTGCACAAATGCCTTTTGGAAAGCCAACTGAGGGCCCTGGTGAAAAGGAATATAAACCATTAGGAGAACGTATTAAAGTATTTAAATAATGTATTATAATGGGCTAAATAGTTACAAAAAGTAGATGTGTAAAAAGGAATAAATATTCATTAAACTTGAGAATAGTATCCTTTGTTTATTATAAATTTGAGATTATTGTTAAGGTATAAATAACTTTTTAAAGGAAAAAATGGAGCACATATAGATTTAAATTATATGTGCTCCTTTCTATTTCAGAAAAATTTGTAGTATCTGTTACTTCACTTATAGAATTTATGTTTTTAGTGCTACCTTCTCCTAGCAAAATCAGAAAATTCAAAACGGTCAGGACGATGCCTTGATTCTGTATATTCAAATTGAGTTCCATCGTTTAAATATACAAAATTCTTTACTACTACTACAAAATCATAGGATTGCATATCTAGATTTTTTTTATCAATGGAATTGGCCGCTTCAATTTTTATAATTCTTTTAGCGAAGCCTATTTTAGTATTTAAATCTTCTTCAATATATTTATAAATAGACTTTTTTGAAATCTTTTTTGTAAGATTTGAAACAATATCTTTTAAAAAATAATTTATATCCAAAATAATATTTTCATTATCTAAACTTCTGATACGGTATAATTTATAAGCTTCTTTTCCCTCTGTTAAACAAGTTTTTTTGTGTAAAGCTTTATCTATTAATACTTCCTCAAATATTGGTACAGAAGTAACAAATTTATTCCCATTTATACTGGAAACTTCCGCAAAACTCACAATACTACCAAAGGAAAAAGTAATTTGATTGTTATCTAAAACAAAAGCTCCTTTACCATGGACACTATTTACCAGACCTTCTTCTGACAGTATATCTAAAGCTCTTCTAACTGTACCGCGACTTGTATTATAAATTTTACACAAATCATTTTCAGAAGGAAGTTTTTCACCTGACTTGTAATTTCCATTAATTATATCATTTTTTATACTTTCGTATATATATGTATATTTTTTATGCATTATGAAGTCCTCCAGTAGCTATTTTTCATAAAGAGTATATCATATAATTACAAGAAAAGTATCAGTGAATTTTTATGGTTATTATAAATTACCTTATATAGAAGGCTACGGATTCGTATGGACGCAATACAAATTCATTTATATTGTTTTGTGTGTCACTATAATTAGATATTAATATTTGTGATTTTCCTTCCAAATTTATATTTTTCGAAAGAGTAAAAGTTGTATTTTCAGCATAAAAATTATTTACTACTAATAGTTTTTCATTTTTATAACGTCTAATGTATGCAAATATTTGTGGATCATTTTTTAGTATAAGCTCAAAATCTCCGTAGGCAATTATATCATATTCTTTTCTTAATTCTATAAGTTTTTTATAATGATAAAAAACAGAATTTTTATATTTTAATGCATTTTCTGCATTTATATTTGAAAGATTTGAGGATACATTTATCCAGGGGGTTCCATCAGTAAAGCCTGCGTTCTTAGAGTCATTCCATTGCATTGGAGTTCTGGAATTATCTCTGGATTTTTGCTTAAGTATATCCATAATTTCTTTCTCAGACTTACCTTTAGCTTTTAATATATCATAGGCATTTATAGATTCTACATCTCTATAATCCTGTATTTTGTCAAAGTCTGGATTAGTCATTCCTATTTCTTCACCTTGATATATATAAGGAGTACCTTGCAATAAATGTATAGTAGTTGCTAGCATCTTAGCAGATTCATTATGATATTCCTTATCATTTCCAAAACGTGATACTACTCTTGGCTGATCATGATTACACCAAAATAGTGCATTCCATCCATTACCTTTAATCATACCATACTGCCAGTCGCTGAGTATCTGCTTAAGTTTTATGAAATCAAAGGGAGCTTTGGACCACTTTTCTCCATTAGGATAATCTACCTTTAGATGATGAAAGCTGAAACTCATACTTAACTCGTTCTCATCAGGATTTGTATATTTAACGCAGTTGTCTATAGAAGTAGAAGACATTTCACCAACGGTTAACATATTATTGTATCTTGAAAATACATTTTTGTTAATTCCCTTTAATAGTTTATGAATTTTAGGGCCATCCGTATAGTACTTACGACCATCTTCTGAAGGTGTATTTAAAGTATCATCAGGGAAAGCCTGATCTTTTGATAATAAATTAATTACATCTAATCTAAAACCATCTACTCCTTTGCTTAACCAGAAATTCATCATATCATATATGCTATTTTTAAGTTCTGGGTTTTCCCAATTTAAATCTGCTTGGGTAGTATCAAAAAGATGTAGATAATATTGGCCTGAGGTTTCGTCGTACTTCCAGGCACTACCTCCAAATTTGGACTGCCAGTTGTTAGGAGGCATATTGTCCTTGCCATCTTTCCATATATAGAAATTTCTATATGGGTTATCTTTGGATTTGCAGGATTCCTTAAACCAATTATGTTCTGTAGAGGTATGATTAACTACCATATCCAATATAATCTTTAGTCCTCTTTTATGAGCCTCTGACAATAAATTTTCAAAAGTGTCCATATCTCCATATCGAGAATCTATTTTATAATAATTACTTATATCGTAGCCATTATCATGTTGAGGAGATTCATATATAGGGGTTATCCATATAACATCTACTCCTAAAGTTTTTATATAATCAAGTTTCTCTATTATTCCCTGTAAATCTCCTGTTCCATTTCCTGTTGTATCCTTAAAACTTTTTGGATAAATTTGATATACAACAGATTTTTTCCACCAAAATTTGTTCATATTTAACACCGCCATCTATATTTTTAATTATTTCTTTTTACTAAATATTATATTTAATTCTATTAGAAAAGTAATTTGGTAAAGAATTATTTTTTAATATAGATCTATACTATACAGTTACTGATAATAATTCATTTCCCTGTTTAATAATATCTATACTTAATGGTTCAACAGATTTTATGTCATCTACATTAGTCACCAAAATCATTGTTACTGCTGAAGGTGATTTTTCTTTAACTAAATTTAAATCAAATTCAATTAACTTCTGCCCAGCTGTTACTCTTTGTCCTTGATTTATGAAACTCTTAAATCCTTCTCCATTCATTTTGACTGTATCTATTCCTATATGAATAAGTAGTTCTACTCCACTGTCAGTTTTTATTCCAATTGCATGTCTTGTTTGAAATAAAAGGGTTATAGTTCCATCTATCGGTGATACCAACACTCCATCTGAAGGATCTATAGCTATACCTTTACCCATTAATTCTTGTGCAAAAGTTGGATCAGGTACTTCTTTAAGTGGTATAATTTTACCATTAAGAGGTGATAAGATAATTTCATTTTCTTTAGTTATATAATTTATAGATTCTTCATTGTCAGATTTTTTGTTTTCTAATGATTCTTTATTAGTAGAATCACTTGATTTAAAACCTTTAAAATTTGATAATATCAAGGTTAATATAAAAGGAATTACTATAGCAATAAGCATTCCAACAAAAAAGATACTCCATTGCTGTGGAAATATTGATAAAAATCCTGGTAATCCTCCAACGCCTATGCCTGGAGCCTTAACATGATTTAATGTTATAACTATGGCACCTGCTGCCGAACCTATCATAGCTGAAAAGAACGGGAATTTAAATCTTAGGTTAACTCCAAATATAGCTGGTTCAGTTATGCCAAGATAGGCTGAAATAGCGGAGGTGAAAGACAGTCCTTTTATTTTTTCATTCTTAGATACAAACATCATAGCTAAAGCACCAGAGCCTTGTGCAATATTTGAAAGAACTAGTATAGGCCAAAGAAAAGTTCCACCTGTACTTGCTATTAGCTGAAAATCTATTGCAAGGAACATTTGATGCATACCTGTTATAACTAGTACTGAATAGAAACCGCCGTATAAAATAGCACCAATTAGCGGAAGTTTTTCAAAGATAAAAACCAATCCATAAGTAATTGCATTACCTATAGTAAAGGTTATTGGTCCAATTATGATGAAGGATAAGAAACCCGTTATAAGTAAGGCGATAGGTGCAACAAAAAGCAATTTAACTGAATCTGGAATACGTTTGTTTAATTGACACTCTAATTTTGCCAGTAAAAATGATGAAAAGAGAACTGGCAAAACTTGTCCTTGATATCCTACTTTAGCTACTTTTAGACCAAATAAATTCCAATAAGGCACTGTACCTTTTGTAACAGCCTCTCCATAATTATAGGCATTTAGTAAGGATGGATGAATGAGCATTAATCCTAATACAATACCAAGTAGTGGATTTCCACCAAATTTTTTAACTGCTGACCAACCAATTAATGCTGGTAAAAATGTGA
This genomic window from Clostridium pasteurianum DSM 525 = ATCC 6013 contains:
- a CDS encoding winged helix-turn-helix transcriptional regulator translates to MEKYHMCPKFENAFELLGKRWTGLIIRTLLSGQKRFSDVAETIPNMSARMLTERFKELEKEGIIIRRVYPETPVRIEYELSEKGKELEPVMNEIQKWAEKWN
- a CDS encoding nitroreductase family protein; translation: MWKNVFSGNKEKNFFDAVATRRTFYGISKESPVSDERIQEIIEHAVKHTPSSFNSQSARVVLFLGKNHDKLWDITKEALRKIVPPENFAETESKIDSFKNGYGTILFFEDNSVIEALQNQFALYKDNFPIWSQQSSGMHQYVIWTSLELEGLGASLQHYNELIEAEVKKEWGILDKWKLIAQMPFGKPTEGPGEKEYKPLGERIKVFK
- the treR gene encoding trehalose operon repressor translates to MHKKYTYIYESIKNDIINGNYKSGEKLPSENDLCKIYNTSRGTVRRALDILSEEGLVNSVHGKGAFVLDNNQITFSFGSIVSFAEVSSINGNKFVTSVPIFEEVLIDKALHKKTCLTEGKEAYKLYRIRSLDNENIILDINYFLKDIVSNLTKKISKKSIYKYIEEDLNTKIGFAKRIIKIEAANSIDKKNLDMQSYDFVVVVKNFVYLNDGTQFEYTESRHRPDRFEFSDFARRR
- the treC gene encoding alpha,alpha-phosphotrehalase gives rise to the protein MNKFWWKKSVVYQIYPKSFKDTTGNGTGDLQGIIEKLDYIKTLGVDVIWITPIYESPQHDNGYDISNYYKIDSRYGDMDTFENLLSEAHKRGLKIILDMVVNHTSTEHNWFKESCKSKDNPYRNFYIWKDGKDNMPPNNWQSKFGGSAWKYDETSGQYYLHLFDTTQADLNWENPELKNSIYDMMNFWLSKGVDGFRLDVINLLSKDQAFPDDTLNTPSEDGRKYYTDGPKIHKLLKGINKNVFSRYNNMLTVGEMSSTSIDNCVKYTNPDENELSMSFSFHHLKVDYPNGEKWSKAPFDFIKLKQILSDWQYGMIKGNGWNALFWCNHDQPRVVSRFGNDKEYHNESAKMLATTIHLLQGTPYIYQGEEIGMTNPDFDKIQDYRDVESINAYDILKAKGKSEKEIMDILKQKSRDNSRTPMQWNDSKNAGFTDGTPWINVSSNLSNINAENALKYKNSVFYHYKKLIELRKEYDIIAYGDFELILKNDPQIFAYIRRYKNEKLLVVNNFYAENTTFTLSKNINLEGKSQILISNYSDTQNNINEFVLRPYESVAFYIR
- the treP gene encoding PTS system trehalose-specific EIIBC component, with the protein product MDISKQSVEKIIAAVGGKDNIIAATHCVTRLRFALKDENKVNKDNLDKIDIVKGFFSSNGQFQVIIGPGLVDKAYDIFISITGIQSATKQEIKDAAEDNLNIIQRLVKTLADVFIPILPAIVAAGLLMGINNILAGKGIFFANKALIDVYTQWKDLSDVINLIANTSFTFLPALIGWSAVKKFGGNPLLGIVLGLMLIHPSLLNAYNYGEAVTKGTVPYWNLFGLKVAKVGYQGQVLPVLFSSFLLAKLECQLNKRIPDSVKLLFVAPIALLITGFLSFIIIGPITFTIGNAITYGLVFIFEKLPLIGAILYGGFYSVLVITGMHQMFLAIDFQLIASTGGTFLWPILVLSNIAQGSGALAMMFVSKNEKIKGLSFTSAISAYLGITEPAIFGVNLRFKFPFFSAMIGSAAGAIVITLNHVKAPGIGVGGLPGFLSIFPQQWSIFFVGMLIAIVIPFILTLILSNFKGFKSSDSTNKESLENKKSDNEESINYITKENEIILSPLNGKIIPLKEVPDPTFAQELMGKGIAIDPSDGVLVSPIDGTITLLFQTRHAIGIKTDSGVELLIHIGIDTVKMNGEGFKSFINQGQRVTAGQKLIEFDLNLVKEKSPSAVTMILVTNVDDIKSVEPLSIDIIKQGNELLSVTV